CCAATTGTCCCTTATCCTTAATAGACATCCTACGGCTTATGGATAAATACGGTTTAATAAGCGTGGGAATGGTGCTGATTCGCGAATATGTTCGGTACCACAAATCCAAGTAACAGCCCGTTCTAATCCAATCCCAAATCCAGAGTGAGGAACACTACCATATTTACGTAAATCCAAATACCATTGGTAAGTATCAACATCTAAACCAAATTTAATAATACTTTCTTTTAATGTTTCATAATCATCTTCACGTTCTGATCCTCCGATAATTTCGCCATAGCCTTCTGGCGCAATCATATCCGCACATAAAACAGTCCGTGGATCGTTAGGATTAACTTTCATATAAAAAGGTTTAATTGATTTTGGATAATTAACGATAAAAATAGGTTGCTCATATTGTGAAGCAATGAACGTTTCATGTGGTGAACCAAAATCATCGCCCCATTGAATGTCATCAAAACCATTCTTTTGTAGTAATTCAACCGCTTCAGTATATTCAATTCTTGGATAAGGTAATTGTGTATATTTTTTTAATTGCTCCACATCACGTTCCAAGGTTGTTAGTGCTAATTGACAATTATCGATGACCGATTGAACAATATAAGCCACATATTTTTCTTGCAAGGCTAAGGATTGTTCATGGTTATAGTTAGCCATTTCTGGTTCCATCATCCAAAACTCAATCAGATGCCGTCTTGTTTTCGATTTTTCAGCTCTAAAGGTTGGCCCAAAAGTAAATATTTTTCCAAAAGCCATCGCAGCTGCTTCAGCATACAATTGCCCACTTTGCGATAAATAGGCTTCTTCATCAAAATATTCCGTGTGGAACAATTCAGTCGTATTTTCAGGAGCACTTCCGGTTAATATCGGGGCATCAATTTTGACAAAGCCTTCTTGGCGCATAAATTGGTAAGTCGCATAAATTATTTCATCACGGATTGTCATAATGGCATGTTGTTTGGAAGAACGAAGCCATAAATGACGATGATCCATCAAGAAA
This window of the Fundicoccus culcitae genome carries:
- the asnS gene encoding asparagine--tRNA ligase produces the protein MDTITMRQAADYVEQEVTIYAWVTNKRSSGKIAFLQLRDGQAYFQGIVVKNDVTEETFDLAKNLTQETSVRIVGIVQVDDRSKLGYELLVKEIEVIGESHDYPITPKEHGTDFLMDHRHLWLRSSKQHAIMTIRDEIIYATYQFMRQEGFVKIDAPILTGSAPENTTELFHTEYFDEEAYLSQSGQLYAEAAAMAFGKIFTFGPTFRAEKSKTRRHLIEFWMMEPEMANYNHEQSLALQEKYVAYIVQSVIDNCQLALTTLERDVEQLKKYTQLPYPRIEYTEAVELLQKNGFDDIQWGDDFGSPHETFIASQYEQPIFIVNYPKSIKPFYMKVNPNDPRTVLCADMIAPEGYGEIIGGSEREDDYETLKESIIKFGLDVDTYQWYLDLRKYGSVPHSGFGIGLERAVTWICGTEHIRESAPFPRLLNRIYP